The Panicum virgatum strain AP13 chromosome 3N, P.virgatum_v5, whole genome shotgun sequence genome includes the window ATATTCCTAGCTAGCAAACATCTTTGAATGATTGAGATGCTACCCCGCTTCAAAAGTCCTACCACCGGTCTATACAAGTGAAAAGAACTCATTCATTCGATTCTCCAGTAAACTTTCAGCAGGCCTCAACGACACCCCAGGTTGAAATATGAGCACGCGGTAATCCATCACAAAACACGAGTCAAAGATATTACAAGTGCAACCTGCTACGTGAAATGGGCgactaactgaagccccaagTGTATCACCCAGGTCACTACTAAGCACAGAACAGAAGAAAAAGGGGGTAAAATTGCCAAACAAAACCCATGACAGCTCATGAACGAATATCTCAGCTAGCCGTTTACAGAGTATCTAAGTTGGTTTCCTCATGTTGCGgcctgccctgatcacttcatCCACCAGCAGCAATTGCGACGCAATGATAGGTCTGCAGCAAAGGGGGGGAAATCATTAGCAAGCTGCTACAACATTAAGGATGTTTTAGACAGCGTAGGCCAGATGTTAAGATCGCAATTACCGAAGATGATTTGGCAAATACATACCCAGAGTTGATGATTTGGCGCTTCACGGAGTAATTATCGAAGATGCCCTCCATCTGGGGATCAATTGGTTCCCCAGAGTGATGGTTCAATCCCACGACCAATCCACGGTCATGCTCGTTCTTAAAATAGCATAACAAAAACAGTCAAGAACTTCCTGGATTCAAAACTTAAAACTATCCTATCAGCAATAGGGGCAGCATAAAAGTATATGTCCACATACCTGAAGGGAAACAATGACATCTTGGGTATCTAGACCAGAGTTTTCCGCTAGGGTCTTGGGTATAACAAGAAGAGCTTCCGCAAATGCTTCAACCCCAAGTTGTGCTCGCTGTTGCCAAGATTATGAAATTAACAAGCAGTTCATGTCGCAACAGTAATTGTAAAGCATATCAATGGTTTAGTGCAATTACCCCTTTGACGGTTTTCTTCACATTGTCAATAAGATGCTTCTTTGCAGCAACCTCAAAAGCACCAGCACCCTGGACAAAATGTGATAGAAATGATAAGAGAAACATTTCTTCTCTACAGAAACCAATGTCTGAGTACTCAAttgaatccaaaaaaaaaagagactcaAGCAACACAAGTTGCCCATGATGGTAAACAGGATATATAAATCATGGCAAGCACAAAGAGAAAATTGTGTGCACAAGAGTAGTTAAGCTACCAGTAACAACCAGAATTAGCAAGTGATTTATTATGCCAAAGTCAACAGTGGAGAATAAATAAAACCAAACCCACATATCTTTAACCTAATGCATGCTCTCTTTCCAATGGTATTCACAAATCTCACCAGCACAACTGCTTCATCCTCAACTGTATTCTTAACAGATCTTAGACCATCACGGACAGCATCCTTAATTTGTGCGATAGTGTGGTCATTGGGTCCTGAATATGTCAAATTTACATTCAGGTCACAGTTCAATGAGGGTGTCAGAAAAGACAATATTGTTTCTCAACTACTAACCTTTAATCAGTATAGTACAGGAGCGAGGGTTTTTTACATTCTCCACAAATGTGTACTTTTCTTCGCCAAGAACATGCTCATAGACAAGCCCAGCCCAGCCAAGACAATCTTCAGTCAAGTCATCAACTGAATTGACGGCTTCACCACCACATGCTAGCACAAGCCTCTCCATATTCCTCCTCTTTGCTCTTCGAAGAGCAATAATCTGTACATGAAAAATCATGTCAAGGAGGTACGCCAAAAAAGTAAAAATGGACAAAACTGCATAGATCGTGGTGCTAACAAGCTTCCATGCAAAGAGTTTCAAGTAACACTATGTTACATTTTGGACATTAACACAGTTCCAACAATATattgcaatatatatatattactatAGCAAAATTATAATAAGACGAATACACATAAACATTTATATTGCCTGCCTCATAATATGTGTAGACTGAAATCAAAGTTTGAGATAATTTGATTGCATGCAACCTAAAACACCAAATGCTGGTAAATGGTGAGAGTAATTGCCAAGATTTCTGTCTAGCGATTACCACACATAAATACATGGAATTTTATTGATTTTCACCTTACTTGATCGTTTGCTAGCATAATAAACAGCATGACTTAAGCAGCCACCATTTAGTTCAACTGTGAACTTCATGAGACCTATATTATTAAATGAAAACCTAAAACTATTCAAGGTTGAGGATAAATAATTTGGATTATTGGAACCACTAACAAAAAGTCAGAATATATTACCCCTGCTCTAGCAAGGAGATCCAGGGATGGAGGGTCAATGCCCTTCTGATTGATCACCACAAAGTTTTTGTCACCTTCAGCGCAAACCTGCATGCCAAGAAAACATTGTTAAGAATTAAACTCTATATAGTATGGAAAAGTTGAACTCTGGTCACAAAACAAATTACCTTGTTTTTCAACTCAATGATCCGCTTGACACGTTCGTCAACTTGGCGTCTCTCTGCAGCAACCATCTTCTCTCTTTGTTCTGCATTCGAGTAGAAAAATCCTGCATTGATTTCACTGAGAAATTTACATGTCAGTCAAACAGTTGCCATCAACAGCGCGTGAAAAACAAAAACTATTCTAAAGCAGCTTGTAAGCCAACCTAATGATTTGGCTCACAGCATAAAAGAAACTGAGAGGCAAAATATAAAGTAAAACATTATAACTTCACATAAATGATCACACAAGACAGCATGAACACTTGAGTGCATTAATTTAACGGTCCATTCCAACAAAATAATGGTCATGGACAGCAAATTTCAGAATAGAGGGAATATTGAAACAAAAATATCAAAAGTAACACATCAATGTACTGGTAAGCACCTTTTCTCATATTCTAATGAGACATTGCAGGTCAAGATGTAACAGTTTTCTGCCCTGCGCTTCATGTCAGGGTGCCGTGAGCCATGGTCCAGAACCAGACCCTCAACCTGCAAGAATATCAACAAAGAAATTTTTTGACATCCCATCCAGAAATCAACTTACATTACTAGATGTCAATCCAGATTCATATATATGTCGAATTAACTAGGAAAATGAATAAACAGGGAGCTGAGTTCATAAGTTCATGTCTTAACAAGATTGGTGAATACATTCTATAAAGGTAATAAGAAATTCAGCACAATGCCATATAGAGTAATGAAAAATAAATACGTACCAGGCGGGTGTCAACATCGAATTTGTGGCGCATGTGCATTATTTCCACCATAAAAAGATCGATGGGTTCCTCTGGTTTGCGGATGCATAGAACCTATAACAGAGTTACACAGACAATAAAAATGTGCTTAAAATGAACAGGTGCGGAAACTTTTCCATAGAAGATCTACAAGAGAAATCGAACGTACCGCATTCACAACAATATCCGTCAACTGATCAGCCAATCCTTCATACAACTGCAATATAGTAAATCCATGTAAAACTTGAAGCGGAAGTGGTATACAGTTAAATTTCTTATGATGTGACAGGTGAAAGAATGTAATACCTTTGTTCTGAGAGTTGTTCTTGCTATCATTTTCAAGGTATCTCTGTCAGGTTCATCACCAATAACAACTGGTGTCTTGAATTTCTCGAGAAACTCAAGAGTTGCTCTCTTGGCAACATCAAAGCCATCAACCAAAAACCTTGGATGAGTACCTACAAGAATATCACATGGTTactttaccaaaaaaaaaagtagcttcATCCAATGAGGGCAGCTTTCCTATTGCAAGATTGCAGTACTTGACCTGTGGGACTATTATTTTTGGCTAATTTTGTGTAAGGAAATTCAACTAAGCCCAGTAAATGTATTACTAATGTAAGCAAAACACAAGGAGCTGCGAAGAATTTATCAGCATCACTTCACATATAAAAGAAAACAGAATGCGTAAACAAGACCACGTGTTTGTGTTGCTCTCTACCTTTCAAATTGGATTTTGACTGCAGCTACTGAGTTCTAATAAGATCAAACAATTATCGATGTTGTGGGAAATGGATCATCACATGCAATGTGGATAATGTGGTATTCCTAAGCCATTAGCAGTGCTTCACGTGCATGGGAGCTTTCTTTACATGTGATCAAATGAAGATACATACTTATGCTGAGCACCCAAAATCCATTCTTAGCCTTGATTCAACAAAAATACATGTCAATTCAGGAATTCCAAACCACAATCTGCAGTAACATTATCCAGAAGGCTAACATCAAACCTAAATTTGTACTGCCAAATTGCAGCTATATTTGAGAAAAGTGCAGTGTAACTAAAGAAAGTGTAACTAAAGAAATCACCTAACTACGTATAAATAGGTTTGTACATTTATCCAAAACGCCAATAGGAATATAGGATATATTGAATTCAGTAAACAAGTTTCATAAAAGGCAAAATTATATCAGTCTACCAAACCAGAGAAGTGTGtgttctaaaacaaaataagcATACCTTCATCGATGCACCGCTCAGACTGCTTCATTAGCTCACCAATGAAAAGCACAGTAGAGGTTGTACCATCGCCACTGGTATCATCCTGCGCCACGGCCGTCCTCGCAATCATGATGGCAGTTGGGTTCTGAATTTGCTGTAAATAAATGGCGCAAGACATTAGAAAACACACCACTTGAGCAAATAGATCATCAAAATGTCAAAAGAATGTTTCTGTAAAAAGTCGCAGTACCATTTCCTTCAAGAGGGTGTTCCCATCCTTGGTTAGCTTGAGGTCACCAGCTCCACCAACAAGCCTGAGCAGCATAGAGACACACAAATGAATTCAGATAAATCGACCAATACAGTCAATGAAAAAGCGCCTTCTGTGAAACTATTGCTCAGCAAGTCCCAATCATTAGCGAATGATCAATAGCAGCATATCAAATCAGAACCCCCAAGGCATTGCACAAATCAGATCACCTTTCTGCTCTAAATCTGAACAAGTACCACCAATACCCACCCATTCTCTTACTGATAAGCAAATGCACCACCAAATGGAGATCCAAGCAGAAAATTCCCACACTCTATTTCAAATCCATGAACTACATCGACGGGGGACCACCGACCGAGCAGCACAAAACAAAGGGACGCGTCTCAAATCTACAAGTGATCAGCTGCATCTCTAAACTCAGACCCATATCGCCGCACGAAAATGAAGGATCGGAGAAGAAACCCTACGCCCTCGCGAATCTACCAGCCACCCGAGCTTGATCTAGCGACAACACCCAGAGGGCTAGCGAGCGAGCGGGGCAGCGACGGGAggggggagaggagggagcCGAAGTTTTAC containing:
- the LOC120664235 gene encoding T-complex protein 1 subunit zeta 1, with translation MSLRVLNPNAEVLNKSAALHMNINAAKGLQDVLKTNLGPKGTIKMLVGGAGDLKLTKDGNTLLKEMQIQNPTAIMIARTAVAQDDTSGDGTTSTVLFIGELMKQSERCIDEGTHPRFLVDGFDVAKRATLEFLEKFKTPVVIGDEPDRDTLKMIARTTLRTKLYEGLADQLTDIVVNAVLCIRKPEEPIDLFMVEIMHMRHKFDVDTRLVEGLVLDHGSRHPDMKRRAENCYILTCNVSLEYEKSEINAGFFYSNAEQREKMVAAERRQVDERVKRIIELKNKVCAEGDKNFVVINQKGIDPPSLDLLARAGIIALRRAKRRNMERLVLACGGEAVNSVDDLTEDCLGWAGLVYEHVLGEEKYTFVENVKNPRSCTILIKGPNDHTIAQIKDAVRDGLRSVKNTVEDEAVVLGAGAFEVAAKKHLIDNVKKTVKGRAQLGVEAFAEALLVIPKTLAENSGLDTQDVIVSLQNEHDRGLVVGLNHHSGEPIDPQMEGIFDNYSVKRQIINSGPIIASQLLLVDEVIRAGRNMRKPT